Proteins encoded together in one Solidesulfovibrio fructosivorans JJ] window:
- a CDS encoding SpoIIE family protein phosphatase — protein sequence MRIRTKLLCILLVLTLPPLLVVSYYALREGKLLGRELAERTSNSFRHSSEQELALMVDLIGEDLNDNRQKLELALTLLSREAALSLGETPPPKARVFYDRDFTAAGGLPAGTTPLATAFDRGITATGDAMSFSLSPKAPARAHADEAARLSRLLPTFQSLERTLGDNMMWAYVALPSGLMCSYPGHGQLPEGYDPLERPWYKAATARQGEAWSILVDASSGRLVATVSRPIRDATGGLLGVAALDAPLETMLPESDLSHRWGEGVRALIVHAPDGKHLVVLASRDFMPASHGWDTPLNPVPLASADTQAQAGLARDIDARKSALVPLRVGDTDYFAVLKPFPDTPAGLLVLVPKAAVLHQADSAESAILARTKRMLAVVVVVAVVALLAAALLAYFGAKAVTKPVTALCRATSRLAQGDLQARAPVSGRDELAELAASFNNMAPKLAERLRLKQDMQLAMEVQQNLLPAAPPAVPGLDIAGGTIFCDETGGDYFDYLQFNRSGASGIDLAVGDATGHGIAAALFMATGRALLRGGQGNDPSPSALLTLVNRLLCRDTADSGRFITLFFLRLENGGIGPDGQLLWSRAGHDPALIYDPRNDAFEELMGSGLPLGILPDYAYEEQSHPGLVPGQMLALGTDGIWEARNPAGEMYGKDRFREMLRTHAAATAAEILAAIHKDVADFQAGSPRDDDITLVVIKAV from the coding sequence ATGCGCATCCGCACAAAACTGCTTTGCATCCTGCTTGTCCTGACCCTGCCGCCGCTTCTCGTCGTCAGCTATTACGCCCTGCGCGAGGGCAAGCTGCTCGGCCGGGAACTGGCCGAGAGAACGTCGAATTCCTTCAGGCATTCCTCGGAGCAGGAACTGGCCCTGATGGTCGACCTCATCGGCGAGGACCTTAACGACAACCGGCAAAAGCTGGAACTGGCCCTGACCCTGCTGTCCCGGGAGGCAGCCCTGTCCCTGGGGGAAACGCCTCCGCCCAAGGCCCGGGTCTTCTACGACCGGGATTTCACCGCCGCCGGCGGTCTGCCGGCCGGAACGACGCCCCTGGCGACCGCCTTCGACCGGGGCATCACGGCAACCGGCGACGCCATGTCCTTCAGCCTTTCCCCCAAGGCCCCGGCCAGGGCCCATGCCGACGAGGCGGCCAGGCTGTCGCGGCTTTTGCCCACCTTCCAGTCCCTGGAGCGCACCCTTGGCGACAATATGATGTGGGCCTACGTAGCCCTGCCAAGCGGACTCATGTGTTCCTATCCCGGCCATGGCCAGCTTCCCGAGGGCTACGATCCGCTCGAACGCCCCTGGTACAAGGCGGCCACGGCCCGCCAGGGAGAGGCCTGGAGCATCCTGGTCGACGCCTCGAGCGGCCGGCTCGTGGCCACGGTCTCCAGGCCCATTCGGGACGCCACCGGCGGACTCCTGGGCGTGGCCGCCCTCGACGCGCCGCTCGAAACCATGCTGCCGGAAAGCGATCTCTCGCACCGCTGGGGCGAAGGCGTGCGGGCGCTCATCGTCCACGCCCCGGACGGCAAACACCTCGTGGTGCTGGCCAGCCGCGATTTCATGCCCGCCTCCCACGGCTGGGACACCCCGCTGAATCCGGTGCCCCTGGCTTCCGCCGACACGCAGGCCCAGGCCGGACTCGCCCGGGACATCGACGCCCGCAAATCGGCCCTGGTCCCGCTGCGTGTGGGCGACACGGACTATTTCGCGGTGCTCAAGCCCTTTCCCGACACCCCGGCCGGGCTGCTCGTGCTGGTGCCCAAGGCCGCCGTGCTGCATCAGGCGGATTCGGCCGAATCGGCCATCCTGGCGCGCACCAAGCGCATGCTGGCCGTGGTCGTGGTCGTGGCCGTGGTGGCCCTGCTCGCGGCAGCGCTTCTGGCCTATTTCGGCGCGAAGGCGGTGACCAAGCCGGTGACGGCCCTTTGCCGGGCCACCAGCCGGCTGGCCCAGGGCGACTTGCAGGCCAGGGCCCCGGTTTCCGGCCGGGACGAGCTGGCCGAACTGGCCGCCTCCTTCAACAACATGGCCCCGAAGTTGGCCGAACGGCTGCGGCTCAAGCAGGACATGCAACTCGCCATGGAGGTGCAGCAAAACCTGCTGCCCGCCGCCCCGCCGGCCGTACCCGGCCTCGACATCGCCGGGGGCACGATCTTTTGCGACGAAACCGGCGGCGACTATTTCGACTACCTCCAGTTCAACCGCTCCGGCGCGTCCGGCATCGACCTGGCCGTGGGCGACGCCACCGGACACGGCATCGCGGCGGCCCTTTTCATGGCCACCGGCCGGGCGCTTTTGCGCGGCGGCCAGGGCAACGACCCGTCGCCGTCCGCCCTGCTCACCCTTGTCAACCGGCTCTTGTGCCGCGACACGGCCGATTCCGGCCGGTTCATCACGCTCTTCTTCCTGCGCCTGGAAAATGGCGGCATAGGCCCCGATGGACAACTGCTCTGGTCCCGGGCCGGCCACGATCCGGCCCTGATCTACGATCCGCGAAACGACGCCTTCGAGGAACTCATGGGATCGGGGCTACCGCTAGGGATTCTCCCGGATTACGCCTACGAGGAGCAAAGCCACCCGGGGCTCGTCCCGGGACAGATGCTGGCCCTCGGCACCGACGGCATCTGGGAGGCCCGCAACCCGGCCGGAGAAATGTACGGCAAGGACCGGTTCCGGGAAATGCTGCGCACCCACGCCGCCGCCACGGCTGCGGAAATCCTGGCCGCCATCCACAAGGACGTGGCCGACTTCCAGGCCGGCTCACCGCGCGACGACGACATCACCTTGGTGGTCATAAAAGCTGTGTAA
- the dnaB gene encoding replicative DNA helicase — protein sequence MDSPRKKPRSQKSSGLAGSGEPLTGQALERVSADVLKKIPPQNLEAEQAVLGGVLLKNSVLYNLVDLVGEDDFYSPAHRLIFQSILGLSAKNAPIDLVSLAEALRAAGKLEEVGGPTYLAELTASTVSAANALHHAGIVREKAVQRKLITTALDIITRCYDGGQETETLLDESEQAIFSIADARSTRGLHSSKDLVTRVFEQIEKRMENKELVTGVPTGYYQFDEYTAGLQPSDLIIVAGRPSMGKTAFAMNMAMRAAVMHNVPTAIFSLEMSMEQIMQRMLCCWGKVDLAKLRRGRLDDEDWSRLYDAANNLSPSPIFIDDTAAITTMDLRARCRRLKAEHGLGLVVVDYLQLMRSARHIDSREQEISDISRNLKALAKELHVPVIALSQLNRKVEERADKRPMMSDLRESGAIEQDADVIIFLYRGAAYKKKEELTPEDNVAEVIIGKQRNGPTGMVRLTFLKESTAFENLSDIPPPSEMGM from the coding sequence GTGGACAGCCCGAGGAAGAAACCGCGTAGCCAGAAGTCTTCCGGACTGGCCGGAAGCGGCGAACCGCTGACCGGGCAGGCCCTGGAGCGGGTCTCCGCCGACGTCCTTAAAAAGATCCCCCCCCAGAACCTCGAGGCCGAACAGGCCGTTTTGGGGGGGGTCTTGCTCAAGAACTCCGTTCTCTATAATCTCGTCGATCTGGTCGGCGAGGATGACTTTTATTCCCCGGCCCATCGCCTCATCTTTCAGTCCATCCTCGGGCTCTCCGCCAAGAACGCGCCCATCGACCTGGTCTCCCTGGCCGAGGCCCTGCGCGCGGCCGGCAAGCTGGAGGAGGTCGGCGGCCCGACCTACCTGGCCGAACTCACCGCCTCCACCGTTTCCGCCGCCAACGCCCTGCACCACGCCGGCATCGTGCGGGAAAAGGCCGTCCAGCGAAAGCTCATCACCACCGCCCTCGACATCATCACCCGTTGCTACGACGGCGGCCAGGAAACCGAAACGCTGCTCGACGAGTCCGAGCAGGCCATCTTTTCCATCGCCGACGCCCGCTCCACCCGGGGGCTGCACAGCTCCAAGGACCTTGTGACCCGCGTTTTCGAGCAGATCGAAAAGCGCATGGAAAACAAGGAGCTGGTCACCGGCGTGCCCACCGGCTACTACCAGTTCGACGAATACACCGCCGGGCTCCAGCCCTCGGACCTCATCATCGTCGCCGGCCGCCCCTCCATGGGCAAGACCGCCTTCGCCATGAATATGGCCATGCGCGCCGCCGTCATGCACAACGTGCCGACCGCCATCTTCTCCCTGGAAATGTCCATGGAGCAGATCATGCAACGCATGCTGTGCTGCTGGGGCAAGGTCGACCTGGCCAAGCTGCGGCGCGGACGCCTCGACGACGAGGACTGGTCGCGGCTCTACGACGCCGCCAACAACCTGTCCCCGTCGCCCATCTTCATCGACGACACCGCCGCCATCACCACCATGGACCTGCGCGCCCGCTGCCGGCGGCTCAAGGCCGAACACGGCCTGGGACTCGTGGTCGTGGACTACTTGCAGCTCATGCGGTCCGCGCGCCACATCGATTCGCGCGAACAGGAAATTTCCGACATCTCCCGGAACCTGAAAGCCCTGGCCAAGGAGCTGCATGTGCCGGTGATTGCCCTGTCGCAGCTCAACCGCAAGGTCGAGGAGCGCGCCGACAAGCGCCCCATGATGTCCGACCTGCGCGAATCCGGAGCCATCGAGCAGGACGCCGACGTCATCATCTTTCTCTACCGCGGCGCCGCCTATAAGAAGAAAGAGGAGCTAACGCCCGAGGACAACGTGGCCGAGGTCATCATCGGCAAGCAGCGAAACGGTCCGACCGGCATGGTCCGTCTGACCTTTCTCAAGGAATCCACGGCATTCGAGAACCTCTCTGATATCCCGCCCCCGTCCGAAATGGGCATGTGA
- the rpsR gene encoding 30S ribosomal protein S18: MAYKKKFTPKKKFCRFCANKNLPVDYKRPDILKDFVTDRGKIIARRITGTCAKCQRRLTVEIKRARQMALLYYTATHSAELLKKM, translated from the coding sequence ATGGCCTATAAGAAGAAATTCACCCCGAAGAAGAAGTTCTGCCGTTTCTGCGCCAACAAGAACCTGCCTGTGGATTACAAGCGTCCGGACATCCTGAAGGATTTCGTCACGGATCGCGGCAAGATCATCGCCCGGCGCATCACCGGCACCTGCGCCAAATGCCAGCGCCGCCTGACCGTTGAAATCAAGCGCGCCCGGCAGATGGCCCTTCTGTACTACACGGCCACCCACAGCGCCGAGCTCCTCAAGAAAATGTAA
- a CDS encoding methyltransferase domain-containing protein yields MDVQTTRFEWLLSRSGPEAYERSIVPAWMGQWAEKLIAVAGIGPGDLVLDVACGTGIVARKAARRVGETGGVTGLDHNEAMVWAAKDFADREGLSDIDWRRGDASSLACETPTYDVALCQQGLQYFPDKPAALRGMREALVPQGRVAVACWRELERIPIFAVVADALKEVFGQKAIDLFEVSSSLSAREDLRGLLREAGFRDIRVRLEILVSRLPDPMRFLPEYLSVFPVAADIAAMSDADRTAMFRRMLGRLGDFFDDDGLVVPMESHIATAVR; encoded by the coding sequence ATGGATGTCCAGACGACACGATTCGAATGGCTCTTGTCGCGAAGCGGGCCGGAGGCCTATGAGCGTTCCATCGTCCCGGCCTGGATGGGCCAGTGGGCCGAAAAGCTGATTGCTGTTGCCGGGATCGGCCCGGGGGACCTGGTGCTCGACGTGGCCTGCGGCACCGGCATCGTGGCGCGCAAGGCCGCCAGGCGGGTCGGTGAAACCGGTGGCGTGACCGGCCTCGACCACAACGAGGCGATGGTGTGGGCGGCAAAGGACTTCGCGGACCGCGAGGGCCTGTCCGACATCGACTGGCGGCGCGGCGACGCTTCGAGTCTGGCCTGCGAGACGCCCACGTACGACGTGGCGCTGTGCCAACAGGGGTTGCAGTATTTTCCGGACAAGCCGGCCGCGCTTCGGGGCATGCGGGAGGCGCTGGTTCCGCAGGGGCGGGTTGCTGTCGCCTGTTGGCGGGAGCTTGAGCGGATTCCGATATTTGCGGTCGTGGCTGACGCATTGAAAGAAGTCTTTGGACAAAAAGCCATTGATTTGTTTGAGGTCTCTTCCTCGCTCTCCGCCCGTGAGGACTTGCGCGGCCTGCTGCGGGAGGCCGGTTTCCGCGACATCCGGGTCCGGCTTGAAATTCTGGTGTCCCGGCTTCCCGACCCAATGCGTTTTTTACCGGAGTATCTGTCCGTCTTTCCGGTTGCCGCGGACATTGCCGCCATGTCGGATGCGGACAGGACGGCGATGTTCCGGCGTATGCTTGGGCGTCTGGGCGATTTTTTCGATGATGACGGTCTGGTGGTGCCCATGGAAAGTCATATAGCCACGGCGGTGCGTTAG
- the rplI gene encoding 50S ribosomal protein L9, which yields MELILRADVENLGRLGDKVAVKPGYGRNYLIPQGLAMLATDANMRRFENERKKLQAKRDALASAAQTLADKLAAAEIIIEVRVGEGDKLYGSVTSAIIADKLAEQGVEVDRKKIVLDEPIRALGQYEVAVKLLPELRGVVNVTVKRQGGYEEEEPAAPVAAEGETAEAAEVAPQAEEASGQPEEETA from the coding sequence ATGGAACTCATTTTGCGCGCGGACGTGGAGAATCTGGGCCGCCTCGGCGACAAGGTCGCCGTCAAGCCCGGCTACGGCCGCAATTACCTGATCCCCCAGGGCCTGGCCATGCTGGCCACCGACGCCAATATGCGCCGTTTCGAAAACGAGCGTAAAAAATTGCAGGCCAAGCGCGACGCCCTTGCCTCCGCCGCCCAGACGCTGGCCGACAAGCTCGCCGCCGCCGAAATCATCATCGAGGTGCGCGTGGGCGAGGGCGACAAGCTCTACGGCTCCGTCACCTCCGCCATCATCGCCGACAAGCTGGCCGAGCAGGGCGTCGAGGTCGACCGCAAGAAGATCGTCCTTGACGAGCCCATCCGCGCCCTGGGCCAGTACGAAGTGGCGGTGAAGCTCCTGCCCGAGCTGCGCGGCGTGGTCAACGTGACCGTCAAGCGCCAGGGCGGCTACGAGGAAGAAGAGCCGGCAGCTCCTGTCGCCGCCGAGGGTGAAACCGCCGAAGCGGCCGAAGTCGCGCCGCAGGCCGAAGAAGCCAGTGGACAGCCCGAGGAAGAAACCGCGTAG
- a CDS encoding phenylacetate--CoA ligase family protein has translation MYYDEAEKLSRLEIERLQLMRLQRTLRQAAKSPFYKERFKECGLDVDAVKSLDDVKSLPFTTKQDLRDSYPDKVLAMPQSEMVRMHVSSGTTGTPTVIYHTQKDLDWWASLMARCMHMVGLRRTDVFQNMSGYGLFTGGLGIHCGAEKLGCLTIPAGAGNSHRQIKLLMDFKVTGIHIIPSYALYLTTIFAELGIDPRTLPLRIALVGAEPYSEESRRRLEALYDMKCYNSYGLSEMNGPGVAFECTEQHGMHVWEDAYLPEIVDPATGEPVPDGEYGELVMTSLGREGMPIIRYRTRDITRFLTEPCPCGREHRRIDRLQGRCDDMMIVKGCNIFPMQIERILMSMPEVGENYLIILERDGFIDNIRVKVEIRDEFFVEDMRQLGSLQKRIASRLRDEILVTPRVELVERNSLPKSEGKAKRVVDNRERGA, from the coding sequence GTGTATTACGACGAAGCGGAAAAGCTTTCGAGGCTGGAGATCGAGCGTTTGCAGTTGATGCGTTTGCAGCGGACGCTGCGGCAGGCGGCCAAGTCGCCTTTTTATAAAGAGCGGTTCAAGGAATGCGGTCTGGACGTCGATGCGGTCAAAAGCCTGGACGACGTAAAAAGCTTGCCGTTTACCACCAAGCAGGACTTGCGCGACAGTTATCCGGACAAGGTGCTTGCCATGCCGCAAAGCGAGATGGTGCGCATGCACGTTTCCTCCGGCACCACGGGCACGCCGACGGTCATCTACCATACGCAAAAGGACCTGGACTGGTGGGCGTCGCTCATGGCCCGGTGCATGCACATGGTGGGGCTGCGGCGCACCGACGTCTTCCAGAACATGTCCGGCTACGGCCTTTTTACCGGCGGGCTCGGCATCCACTGCGGCGCGGAGAAGCTCGGCTGCCTGACCATTCCGGCCGGGGCCGGCAACAGCCATCGGCAGATCAAGCTGCTCATGGACTTCAAGGTCACGGGCATCCACATCATCCCGTCCTATGCGCTTTATCTGACCACCATTTTCGCCGAACTCGGCATCGATCCGCGCACGCTGCCGCTTCGCATCGCCCTGGTCGGGGCCGAGCCCTACTCCGAGGAGTCGCGTCGCCGGCTGGAAGCGCTCTATGACATGAAGTGCTACAACTCCTACGGCCTGTCCGAAATGAACGGCCCGGGCGTGGCGTTCGAGTGCACCGAGCAGCATGGCATGCACGTCTGGGAGGACGCCTACCTGCCCGAGATCGTGGACCCGGCCACCGGCGAGCCCGTGCCCGACGGCGAGTACGGCGAGCTGGTCATGACCAGCCTCGGCCGCGAGGGCATGCCGATCATCCGCTACCGCACCCGCGACATCACGCGTTTTCTGACCGAACCCTGCCCCTGCGGCCGGGAGCATCGCCGCATCGACCGCCTGCAAGGGCGCTGCGACGACATGATGATCGTCAAGGGCTGCAACATTTTCCCCATGCAGATCGAGCGCATCCTCATGTCCATGCCCGAGGTGGGGGAGAACTACCTCATCATTCTCGAGCGCGACGGCTTTATCGACAACATCCGGGTCAAGGTGGAGATCCGCGACGAGTTTTTCGTCGAGGACATGCGCCAGCTCGGTTCCCTGCAAAAGCGCATCGCCTCGCGGCTTCGCGACGAGATACTGGTCACGCCGCGGGTGGAGCTGGTGGAGCGCAACTCCCTGCCCAAATCCGAGGGCAAGGCCAAGCGCGTGGTGGACAACCGGGAGCGGGGCGCATGA
- the rpsF gene encoding 30S ribosomal protein S6 has product MRKYEALLLLSPELAAENRQEIIENLQGVLERQQATMLTVDEWGMRELAYPVEKKTRGHYTRLEFAAPAPAIAEFERIVRITDGIMKFITVKLADKFVPEGA; this is encoded by the coding sequence ATGCGGAAATACGAAGCGCTGCTGTTGCTCTCTCCGGAGCTGGCGGCCGAAAACCGGCAGGAGATCATCGAGAACCTCCAGGGGGTTCTCGAACGCCAGCAGGCCACCATGCTGACCGTGGACGAATGGGGTATGCGCGAGCTGGCCTATCCCGTCGAGAAGAAGACGCGCGGCCATTACACCCGCCTCGAATTCGCCGCCCCGGCCCCGGCCATCGCCGAGTTCGAGCGGATCGTGCGCATCACCGACGGCATCATGAAGTTCATTACCGTCAAGCTCGCCGACAAGTTCGTGCCCGAGGGAGCGTAA